TATTATGAGTTTAAAGTTTGAGATTGAATCTCTGACAAATTTTGCATTGAAGTGATAAATTTTCAGAGAATAGAGAGACAAAGAATTGCttctgaaagaaagaaaagttttccgctgcaataaagaaagaaaagctCAGATGAGTTTTTTCCCTATGGGAAAAAGCTGCCTTAGAAGATTAAGGTGAAGAAAGCTTCCGCTGTTATAAGTCAAAGATTATTTTTTGCAATATTTTGCTATTGTAAAGTGTCAAGTCGAGCATTATTTtgctcttaaaagaaaagaaatttaaagtttattatgatgttgtcattttctaaccaaagttgatgatgacaatattataatttttgttctagtcatgtgttctatttctacctaacggtgatatagaattgaaagtaaaggaaagttgtatgttttaattttgaccaacgttaaattaagacatgcaattcttctcaagtagagagaaattaacagacaaaactgggcccttgactcgcgtcctgatcggggacgcccagcccaatagacggctggtgggcccccgtcgcgcagtgccatatatagaggaggtgTGGACTACAGCACATGACACGAGGTTCGTCGCCGCCACAGTGTCCCACCGTCCTAACCCTAGTCCAATCGAGAGGGAGGTGCTGAAGCGATGGGAAGCCGCCACCAGCGCCACTGCAAGCCCGTCACCCCGGCGCCACGCTGTCAACGCCCTCGACTTCGAACCCCTCCGGctcgtccacgactccgccgccggcgttctGGACATCGCCGTCGGGTTCGTCTTCGAACATTGATGGTATGTTCTTCAAGAACCAGAGAATACTCCCACTGATCTACTTCTAGGCGATCTAAAGATTCTAACACAGTTCACCCTCTAAATGCATAACATCATCAGTTTGTTTAGTTTGTTTTGTATCATCAATTATATATGTTAGTAACTCCTTGTCTTAGAAATTATtaaacatataaaaaaataaaatcttaGAGCGTACGGAACAGCACTTTACTTCGATGATCAACTATTCAAGTATACCTACAGTTTAGGAATGTACATGGATTAATATAATAAGTGATTAATAGCTAACTCTAAGAACAGAGAGGACACGTCACTTCCCTTTGGTGGATGAACTGTGCATCTGTACAGGCGTAGCAAAATCCATATGTTCATACTACTACACTGCTTAGTATAAGAATGAATGATATTTCAAATGGGACGAGAAATTGACAAACAGCAGAACGGAAGAAACTTACCAATGTTTTTGAACCAGACAGTTCTAACGTTCCCACGTGAACTAGGCTGCAAAGAAGCTTGCACGAGGCAACAGGAGATTCTGAACGAATCGATGCTTTGACAAGGGAAGGCATCTCATTCACTATAATGCCCCTCCAGTTAGATCCAGTCGTAGTAATGGCCAAGTGGAAAGAAGCCAGAGCTGGAGATGTGATCGTCAGCACAGTATCAAAGTAACTTGTACAATCGGTGACTATTAAGCTCTTCAGGGTGTGAGACGTGATTTCCGGAGAATCAAGAAGACACCTCTCGAGCTGCAGATCTTCCAGGACAGGGCAGCCAGACCGGAGTTGCCGTGCGAAACCCGTGTCCAAAGCAATCCCAGCAAGATGCAACCTTTTGAGGCGACATCCAGTGGAGCCTGAATGAGGTAGCCCAGAAAAGAATGCAGTGGAGGAAGACCACGAAATCTCCATGACCGCAGGGTTGCAGTTGATGCCATGGCGGATCCATCGGTCGACGACTTTAAACTCGTATCCGTGAGTGACATGGCACCGGAACCTGTCCAGTGACGATGCGCCGTGGAGCATCAGCAGGCAATCGACGAATTCCACGAACCTGCCGCACTCCCAGGCCACGCGGTCGCCCCTAGCCGCCCCCGGTGCCGCGGCGTCGAACTCCCGCTGGTCGATGTCGAGGCAGGGCATGGAGCGCCAGAGGTTCCTCCACCTCCGCGACAGCACGCACGTCCGCACGGGCTGCCTCGCCGTGAGGAACGACATGATTCTGTGGAGGTGGCGGTCCTGCAGCGAGCTCAGCCTGTCCTCGGCGATGGCAGGGCACCTGCCAGGGCTTCGCGTAGCCGGCTTTGAGGCCAGCATCTCTGCACGAACACAGAAATACAGGATAGTCAGCACCAATGCGCACCAGATCATCTAAGTTACTGAAGAAATTGGCAACGCGAACGCCCAGATCGATTTACCAAACCGTTAATTCGGAGCGTTATCAAATATACTGTAGCTTCCGTTAGCATTAAAAGATCACAACTTCCCTGCTCAGCAGATGATTTTGGCGACGCCAAGACATTGGGAAAACTAATTTGTGCAGAGTACGGTAGGGTTGTACGGGCAAATACCTCCAGAGCGCTTTGGAGCCATGGCTAGGGCCGGATCGCGAAGCAGCCGCGCAGGATCAACGAGAGTCCGGGCGTCACCACCAGGGTTTACAatcccgaccggtccggtcaaaccgccgccctccggtaacGTTTtaccagaccggtttgaccggaaaccgattgaattcaaatccaaattcaaaatcgcatgtgtaaacggttccggccggtataccgacTGGTTTGGCCGGtaaaccggccggtttgaccggtttaccggtgtTTTAACCAAAAAATCCGACGGTGTAAAAGTGGTTccccggtttgaccggtttaccggttgcCATatgtggtgggccttaatgggccggcctattattttctttttcttttttgatttaacttcaaatccccgcaaactatactaaatgaacgaatttttgagaaaatttgacaccattatattcgtcgcaccttgaagtatttttaggaattttttgggaattttcattttttaaattcaaaattgaattttgaatttgggccggtttgatatcggcccaaaccgaaaccgagccggaccggtttgaccgttaaccggtcaaaccggaccggttcccactggTTTGATTAACTCTGGTCACCACTCGCCACGGATCCGCGATCAGGGAACCCCTAACCGTCGACGGTGGGCATGGGatgggggtggggggagggcCTCGGTACCGTGtcgcgcgccgccttcctctCTCATTCGTGGGCGGGAGGtgcgtcgccgcccgccgcagaATATATATAGAGAGGCGCCGGTTCCGCGTGGACCGAACTGTAAAGTCCACGAGCCCAGCCCATCTCACATTTGCTGGGCTTCCGGGGTCATAGCAGATCAGCATAGTACAAAGGAGAGAATTACTTTTTTTTCATGGGatgggggtggggggagggcCTCGGTACCGTGtcgcgcgccgccttcctctCTCATTCGTGGGCGGGAGGtgcgtcgccgcccgccgcagaATATATATAGAGAGGCGCCGGTTCCGCGTGGACCGAACTGTAAAGTCCACAAGCCCAGCCCATCTCACATTTGCTGGGCTTCCGGGGTCATAGCAGATCAGCATAGTACAAAAGGAgagaattattttttttctaaaaaaagttGTGCTTAGTGTCTTAGTTTTTTCACTCTTATATCTGAACTTGGCTATTTGGCTTccaaaaataaatttttgtttagttTATTGATTCGCCCATCACATATAGTTTGCCAATCTCAGTGAAAGTGTCATAAAAGTGTCATtgacattaaatttgctaatatGTACTAATAGTATAAGGAAAAAGAATAAAGAAGTGTCATCACCATAACACTTTACTAGCACCGTTCTTGAGATTTCGGTCTAAATAATTATGTCGATggcactcccactgagactggactTAGATCTATAGTCTTATTACATTCAAGCGCATcagtttagatttttttaaccAGAAAAGCAATAACATAAAGAAAATTTTCATGAATTTTTGACCTTTTTTTCACTTGTAAaataatttctaggcatttataaatctattttaatttttctaaaattatagaaaatcacAAAAACATGGTAAAACATTGAAAAAAATAAGTGGAGTCATATCTAAACATGCTGGATTCAGCAAAAATCACTAACATACCATTTGAGCTAAAAGTAGATATTATTATTAATAATAAATCACTAACTTATTTTGGGACCAAATAGTCAAGTTTAAAAGAAAAGGATCAAGAAAATAAGCACAGATTTTTTTAATCAAGGAAATAATTCTCCCAATACAAAACCCCTTCCCctcgaaaaagaaaaatagaatacGAAGCGGCACGGCCCGCCCTCTCCGGCTCCTCGGTGCCGCCGCCCGTTCGGCTCGGCCGGTGGCCTCCTCGCCTTCTCCCCGCCTGCATTTAACCCGCACtgaccttcttcctcccatCCTTCGGTTGGCTCTTGGAATTCTTGCTGTTGCGGTACTTGCAGTTGCAGCCTGCTAGTGCTTCTACTCCCATCTCCACCCGTCAGAGCACGCTGTCTCCTATTCTTGCATGCAGCTTCGCTACGTTCCTCCGCAAAGGTAAGCAAATCGGTTCAACCGCACGAGGCACCACCagttcttgattttttttcctgttcTGGCTGACCGGCTCTAGTGTCATTTCCATCGATCTGGAGAGATCTGCTTGATCTTCGCTGCTGCTATTCTGGCAATCAGCAAGCTGAACTTCTCACAAGATCAGCCATTCAGACCTTTCTTTCCCTTCGGCCGCGGCGAACTGACGATCGGTGTAATCCGGTGTATGTTCTCGGCGATGCTCAACTATcggcaggcggcggctgctAGCTGAGGCTCGGGCTCGCCGGTCCTGTCGCACGGCAacgatgggcggcggcggagacagctgcggcgacggcgactgCTGGGTGCCAAGCCGCGCGTGCCCCGTGGATGTTACCCTCGTCTTAGTTGGGAAGGTGGGCTCCGGCAAGAGCGCCACCGCCAACGTACAGCATACTCGGGCGGAAGGAGTTTGCCTCGGTGTACTCCCTACGGCAGCGTTACGGAGACTTGCCAGATGGGAAGCACCAGGATCCGTGATGGCTGTGCGACCCGCACCGTAAGTGTCATCGACACACCCGGTAAGTttcatgtttgtttttgttactGCTAGCTCTAGTGCTCTACTATTCACTTCTAGAGCGAGTATTCTGGTCTTCTGTATCTGCATTATTGTCCTTTTCTTTAACAAGTACGGTTCTTGTAATCTGATCTCCATGTATTGTTTTACTTCTAGTGCATCATTTTACTGCCTTTTTTAATACACGGGAATTTCCGGCTGTTAGATCATACTAgtaatctattatattattaaaggagtgttaaaaTAAGCCACCACATTCGCCGAGAGGgtttagaaattcccacattaatctaaaaaagagaagaatttgcaccgttagattttatgaagatctaacggttcaaactaactcaagagttcatatcaaatacgattaataaatagctaatttcggatttaaaaaattaagaaaaattaagacatggcaaagagtccatgctgaatactattagtaaatagtttaattcggaattaaaaaaacaaggaaattagggcttaatcaaagagtccatgttgaatacaattactaaataggaaaaatctgaattatcaaattaaaaaaatagcattaccactagataaaaattaatattagctgaatagctaaatttaaaattaaaagtataaattctattatattattaagggaGTGTTAAAACAAACCACCACGTTCGTcaagagggtctagaaattcctacGTTATTCTATGACTGTCCAACTGTTGTCGGTTGACTAATTTTTTAGTATGTCATATTATTAGTACCTGTTAAAAGTTTTGCAAACGGATTATGCATTCCGGACGATTGAAGAAGAGGGGGGCATGGGTAATACGTGAGCTTGATGGAAAAACATATGTTTTAGAATTAATCTGGACGGTTAATacctctttgcaaagagataatGTTGACTAGAATTCCTAGCAACTACTGGTAGCTAGCAGCACGGTGGTCGCAGGCAACAGGCTGGCAGAGGGAGCCTTCGACGCGATGTGCCCCCGGTGTCGTGGCACTGCCCCGACGTGAAGGGATGTCAAAGATGGATGGACGGACGATTTCATGATGATGATAGAGTAAAGAAACGCGATGAGAtgtcaaatacgattaataaatagctaatttcgaatttaaaaaaataataaaaaaagacatgacaaagagtccataccaaatacgattagtaaatatagcttaatttggaattaaaaaaataaggaaattaggacttaaccaaagagtccatgttgaatacaattactaaataagcaaattcagaattaaaaaattaaaaaaaattagcattggcacacgacaacaaaattattattagccaaatagctaaattataaattaaaattataaaaaaattggcatcaaatatgattaataaatagataaatgcaagaactagaataaaaaaattattgttgatATGTGTAGTGATTATGAatcatattaagaagaaaatagctaaataaatagtatcaaatgcaataataaaaatccaAGTTTGAGTTTCATGGCAAATAAAGTTAATAAATACTCCAAATTAACGAAGATCTAAATAGTATTTGTGTATAGGATTTACACCATTCGATTTAATGATGATCTAACGATCTAAATTGGACAAAAGAGTCCATGTCCAATTTAATGAGATGCAATATTTTAAACTACCAAAAAGTGTATGTATCCAATTAAAGTTAAATACAGGGTCCGCATGACATAAAAATTCATGTTACCATCTATGTCTCGTATTAACCTTCCTtaaagatgcaaaaaaaaatggcagCAGCATAAACATGACAACACGACCATAGTTGTATTGTATTGGTACTATTGTAAGAgataattgctttgaaaaatctTTGGAACGCCCTGCACTACGACACGACCATAGTCTTTGCCCGAGATTCCGAATCACAACTATTTGAGTCTCAAGAACGTCCTACAGTACATGCAGCTGCATGAAGCACACTGGATTCTACTCAAAATCATTGCCGAactcaatcaatccatttcttCTGGAGCAACCAAACGTCAAGATAGGGacaaaaaaataatgatgatgcGCAGAGTTTCACATATTGCAATCTATTGCAAGACCATTGGCACCTTATGATTGTAAGTGTGGGCCAATGAATACGCAGACGAATTAATGTGAGAGAAATATCCGCTAAAGAACCAATGCTTTCTCCAAACAAGAATTATCATCATAAATATGATTCTATGGGCATATAAtagttccatacaagtaataaTCACTGGGATAAAGGGTAAAGCACCGAAACCTACAAATAAATGTGACTATTATTAGCTCAATCTAAATAGATGTATGGGAAAAATCAGGGAGTTAGTCAtgtgaggaatcaaatagcatagataattattaatattattatccccatctaatcttctataagtacacactaggcatggaacacaaatgtgatcgatacctctaaagaagtatagagaaagagaagataaaaagataaagaagcacCAAGATTGAATGGGTAAGGAAAGTAGAAAAaggagaatagaaaaagaaggcaggaaaaaggagaatagaaaaagaaggcaggaaaaatgagaaaatgagggcaaaagaaaaggacaaaagtgaatttattggtttagtctataaataatatcattagaatgagaaaaatattaaattatagcCATGTCATGTTGGACATTTGACATCTTTcatatattcatgaaaaaatagaagaagcGGTTCTACCGAACGGTTTTCAAAACAGCTCTATATCCATAAAAAAGCTGCTCCATCAAAGAAGCCACAACTGAAATTATTTTAGCCACAGATACAGGCCTAAAGCCCTGCTAATCTATTTCAAAGTCGATTGACTACAGTACAAaatcaaatgattcaaacaaaTATACGTTGTCGATGCTCCTCTTCGCTCAGAAAAAAAACCCTGAGGCACAGTACTAAACAGGAAACTTCTCCATTAGATGCATCGGATGCGATACACACTAATCGATTTCAAATATACCGAGGAACAAAATAGAAGACAGAGAAATTAATAAAAATTGCtagagaaaatgaaaaataaagaaaagagttagaaacaacaacaaagatatatatggaactatctatcactgagatgacaaaactctaaagtagaccaatatatgcagtcatatgggctaaaaacaaataaattgtgcagtaaccaaagtgggaaaaataataataggttcggttaaataaaaaatttaaaacatataTGCATTAACATAGCACGCATATATAAGTTTTGCATAACATTTATTTACCAAAGCCAGCAGGAGGCCTCAACTTATTTTTTaacataacttttttttgtctaatccatgatcatttttatttcGCTCTGATGATGAGTCAGGTCTAGATATGCTAGATGCTACTTAAGTGCTCTAACAACTACACTAGATATATTTTCGCTAAATATTAATCAAAATATTGCAAGATACAAATCGAACTCCAACATCTAAGTTACAGATTGTTGGCAAACATAACTATcaaatacatataaatatatttcataattataaaaaactatatatgaatACAATTATGTACAATTTGCTCTGTATTCAAGgtgatccaaaattgaattcaatcctcaaatttagattttgcagGTTTAAGTACTAAAATATGCAACTATAATATAGAATAAAGCAACATAAAAAGTGATGATTATATGAACTCCTATGCATAGAAAGCTGCAAGTAGTATAATATTCAACAAGAGCAAATGAGAGGtaaataaattacaaaatacatctcttctgtcaatgtaaatatttttaaagaattaaataaaaaactagctacccgcgctattagcgcgggccaccttgctagttaacAAGTAAATTAAGGTTGCAGGCAGTCACTACACTGCTTGCCCCCTCTGTCATGTTGTTATATGGGCCATGCACTTCAATCTGGTCATTAGGCTTCACGATTTCTACATGGCCATTTAGTGATCTGGAATTGCTATGTGTGGAGCATTTTCTAGATTCATGGAGAACATTCTTGAAGCTAATTATGAGTGGAGTGCAATAGGAAATTCTAGTCACTGACCTTAATTTTAGACAAAGGAAATAAAGTTCCAACCTTTTTGTTTAATCCATTGCATAGTACGTTTTAGTTGCTTATTACATCCCCACAAAAGTATCAATTTGAATGGGAAAActgaaacaaataaaacaaaaagaCTATATGCATCATGAACACATGGTATACGATGAAATGAAGCTGCCTCCCATTTCTTGCAAAACACTCCACGGCCACCACCTCCATTGCATGGCATAGATTGAAAGATATCTCTCTTTCTAACTCTGTACATAGAAACCTCCATCTAGTATCTTAGCTCCTGAAAATTGCTTGTATAAAAGAGGTTATCGGTTTATTATTGGAAGCAATACTATTATTACATAGCTATATGGTTGAGAAGAGCTCAGCCATGCTACTAAAGCTCATCTTCTTTGTCTAATTACTATGTTGATAAGGCGATCATCCATAATATGGTCCCTATTCCTTGGGTGATTTTGACAATACGCCAAGATGCACTTAGCCAAGTGGCTCAAAGAAAATGTATGGTGTCATTATGGTTGCAAAAGTAACATAGGAGGTTTCCTTTCCAATTAATTTCGATGATTTCAATTTATCTCAAACAAATAAGCATAATGCCTATTTACATCAAATAAATATTGTACTAATCAGAATAACTTTTATGCAACCCTCAAACTATCAGCGGATACTTTCTAGTATCGGCAGCTGGAAATAGTATCTTCCCATTATTCTAGAAGAAACTGTTGTGCCAGCTGTCAATCTACTTGTTAATAATAGAGGTGGAAATTGTTTATTTGTATTTGCATAGACCATAGTGCACCTTCTGTACAATGCTAGGATATTATTCACCTTCACATCAAGCATAAATTTCAATCTCTTGGTTATCTTGGGAAACAATGTTCTTTCCAAAAAAATGGAAGCCAATAATGTAATTCAAGTTATCAAATATGCTAGGAAATTTATGAAATAATGTAAGGGTGTATGTCAATAATGTAAGGTTGTTTGGTCATGTGTGGTAAGGTCGTGTAAGGTTGTAGTTGGTGATGTAAGCTGCCTTCACAGTATTGCTTAATTTTATACTTATCATACTACATTACTTCTGCTATTACTTGCCCAAAACCTATATATTTCTTTACTGAATCATAGGATTATTTAACATGGAGAAGAAAATTGAAGACTCTCGTGAAGACATTATAAAGTGCATGGACATGGCTAGAGATGGCATGCATGCAATGCTTATGGTATTTTCAGCTACATCTCGGTTTTCTCATGAAGATGAGAAAACAATTGAGGCAATTAAAATGTTTTTTGACGACACAATCATTGACCACTTGATATTAGTGTTCACAAATGGAGATAGAATAGGGGAGGACAGTTGGAATAAAATGCTTACTGATGATGATAATTGCCCAAAGTATCTCCAGGTACATTTCATTTGTATGTCCAGTTTATTCCATGCTTAAAATTTCTTCAAGAAAATGCATTTGACCCAATTAGATCATCTCCCCGCCTGCATTTTGACCCATTTACATCCATGTGCTGTTTTTTGTACACAGGATGTGCTCAAGCAATGCAAAAATAGGGTCATACTATTTGACAATGAGACACACAGCTTAAGAAACTCCTTGATATGGTGGACTCTATTGTTTCAAGCAAGTGTGGGAAACCATTTTCAAACGTGATGTTTGCTCGCATTAAGGTACATGAGCTAGAAAAAATTCTAAACCTGGTGCTAGCCCTTTTTTTCTCTGTTGATGGATCTTTTTTGCTTCTCTAACTTTTTTAACATTCATTCTCAGAAAGCTTATGAACAGAAGTTCCATGCAAAGGGAGGTTCTGCTAAACAAGTATCTGAATTGAGGAAAGACGGATCATATGATGAATACTTTGCACCACTTGCCAAGATGGTAAGAGATTCCTTTAATTAAGCTATAAGCTTATTTTTGTAAATATGGAAATTGATAACAAAGCCCTTTACTAAACTCTGGCAACAGGCTTGCTATCATACTTTTGGTGGTAATAGCTTAATAGGATGTCGCCTTGCAGTTTTGAGAACTACAACATGTCATTCTCGCTCCTTTACTCGTTTTGAAATATGATCTCTAGAAATCTCTATTTGTTCAATATTTGTTTGATTCATTCCTTTTCAGAACCATCTTTGGTGGGCTAGGGAAAGTGGAACACATTGAAATAAGGTTGTTTAAGTGTCATCCAGTTGTTGGATCATGCCTATGATCCCACGCACATCAAGTTTATTTCGatcatatttttaattatttctACAGAATCTACAATAGAATCGACGTAGGATTATGGTAGAATCATGAAATTTCTCATATTGTGAAAGACTGGTGTCCTATCCTTCCATAGATACACCTTAGTGATAATTAGATGTGAATGCCTTGAGGTTTGATCCAATACAAACTATTTGATTTCATAGTATAAATGACC
This sequence is a window from Panicum virgatum strain AP13 chromosome 7K, P.virgatum_v5, whole genome shotgun sequence. Protein-coding genes within it:
- the LOC120640144 gene encoding MEIOTIC F-BOX protein MOF-like, with translation MAPKRSGEMLASKPATRSPGRCPAIAEDRLSSLQDRHLHRIMSFLTARQPVRTCVLSRRWRNLWRSMPCLDIDQREFDAAAPGAARGDRVAWECGRFVEFVDCLLMLHGASSLDRFRCHVTHGYEFKVVDRWIRHGINCNPAVMEISWSSSTAFFSGLPHSGSTGCRLKRLHLAGIALDTGFARQLRSGCPVLEDLQLERCLLDSPEITSHTLKSLIVTDCTSYFDTVLTITSPALASFHLAITTTGSNWRGIIVNEMPSLVKASIRSESPVASCKLLCSLVHVGTLELSGSKTLNIPSMFEDEPDGDVQNAGGGVVDEPEGFEVEGVDSVAPG